ATTGCTAATGGCTTTGTTTGAAAACTAAAGGCAAAGAAGAGACTGCGAGTAAGCTAATTCAAGCGTTTGGATGGCCAGAAACTACAATAGGAAAAAAGGGTATGATCCCAGAAATGAGAGAAAGAGCTTGTTCATCCACAGAGAAATCCCTTTTTCTCAAACTATCCTAATAAACAGCTACTTTATCTTGGTTAGCATCTCCATGCACAAGAAGCAACTATAGCTCGATTCATCCATCCAAGAAAAAGAACCCCATCTTTATCTTCAAGAGTGTACTTATCACAGTAGCTTTGAAGCAGAGATTTAATGGTGGAATTGACAAATGAGCTTAATGGAAAGGGTTTAAAGCCAGCCATTATAAACCTTGATCTCCATTTCCCTAAAAGCTCATGTCGTTCGACTCTCTCAGGTCCTTCGCATGCTATAATGTTGACAATCTCCCGTGCCAGACAGTGCTGTTCAACATTGATCCGCTCCTTGTGATCCCTCGGTAGACTAACATCGATCGATTCAAAGATGGGTAAGAAATGGTTCATTGTCTCTAGGAAACGGGGAACGAATGGGGCGGTATTCGTGTTTGCTTCTTGCTCGACGAGCGTCACCACCTTTGGAGACAAACTCTTTGCCAACCTCAACAGTCTGTCCCGATGGTTCTGAGCGCCCACGCTTTCGTCTGGCATGTGGTGCAGCATCATAGCGAAGTTTACAGCAACGGCTTCACCAGGCTGAATTCTGAGGTTTTCGAATTGAACATCAGTAGCAGAAATAGCAGCGGCATGGAACTCGAACGGTACCTTACACAATTCCGCGACCTTGCTCAGTCTTTGCCTCACTATTTCAAGTCCTCCTCCTCTGGCATATGCTGATGTAGAATCATCAATACCTGTGATACGTATACTTGGAGGTCCACCTGGCCGAGCAGCAAGAGCAGGGATTAAGGTCAGCCATTGGCTTCCTTGTGCTATTTGGAAATCAATAATATGGACTCTACTTTCATCTTTCATGGCTTCTGCAATCGCACCGTTTGCAGACATATACCCGAACTTGAAATACGGGCAGATTTCATAGAGTATGTGCATGTACGAAAGCAGTTCAGAACTAGCAGGCTCTTTGCATCTTAGGGATTTGTAGATAGAACTTCCTGAAGAGGCCAACCTTGCAACAAGCCCTTCCAACATGTAGGCTCCTAATCGTTGCTTCGGTTCACCTGAAACCGACACCATTTGACGCAATTGTGTCATCAAGCAGTCAG
The genomic region above belongs to Gossypium hirsutum isolate 1008001.06 chromosome D05, Gossypium_hirsutum_v2.1, whole genome shotgun sequence and contains:
- the LOC107903436 gene encoding scarecrow-like protein 5, whose translation is MQTSQNHKVTVQEMESNCWPPKLEQYCTLDSSSGVQNSSSTASFSPNGSPVSQPNKSCPMDLRRSPDNTCSPVSDSCVTDNEHDLSHMIRQLETAMLGTDSDNIDVHAIMASGRSTEVSIESERWKYMMEMIAQGDLKELLCACAKAIENKDMHLTDCLMTQLRQMVSVSGEPKQRLGAYMLEGLVARLASSGSSIYKSLRCKEPASSELLSYMHILYEICPYFKFGYMSANGAIAEAMKDESRVHIIDFQIAQGSQWLTLIPALAARPGGPPSIRITGIDDSTSAYARGGGLEIVRQRLSKVAELCKVPFEFHAAAISATDVQFENLRIQPGEAVAVNFAMMLHHMPDESVGAQNHRDRLLRLAKSLSPKVVTLVEQEANTNTAPFVPRFLETMNHFLPIFESIDVSLPRDHKERINVEQHCLAREIVNIIACEGPERVERHELLGKWRSRFIMAGFKPFPLSSFVNSTIKSLLQSYCDKYTLEDKDGVLFLGWMNRAIVASCAWRC